A single genomic interval of Clostridium facile harbors:
- a CDS encoding glutamine synthetase family protein, producing MYSYHEVMTYCEEEDVKFIRLAFCDLAGNQKNISIMPSELKRAFEYGISFDASAIYGFGNEVKSDLFLFPDPSTLSVLPWRPAQGRVVRMYCDIRYPDGKPFRRDSRYLLKQAIAEAEKRNISCYFGVEFEFYLFITDEEGNPTKIPFDQASYMDIAPEDKGENIRREVCLTLESMGIQPESSHHEEGPGQNEIDFRYSDALSAADNAVTFKSVVKTIAMQNGLYASFSPKPLKNQSGNGMHINISIKSPNGKKDSDAFMAGVLKYIREISAYLNPTEESYLRLGEKKAPKYITWSSENRSQLIRIPAAKGEYVRFELRSPDPTTNPYIAYALLIYAGLDGIRKQIPLCEPLDQNLFIADQSVTDTLEKLPANLKEAIEQANQSSLIQQYIPDILD from the coding sequence ATGTATTCTTACCATGAAGTTATGACATATTGCGAGGAAGAGGATGTTAAATTTATCCGTTTAGCATTTTGTGATTTAGCAGGAAACCAAAAGAATATTTCGATTATGCCTTCGGAGCTAAAACGCGCCTTTGAATATGGGATCTCGTTTGATGCTTCCGCCATCTATGGATTCGGTAATGAAGTAAAATCCGATTTATTTTTATTTCCTGACCCCTCAACTTTGTCTGTATTGCCATGGCGTCCAGCACAGGGAAGAGTGGTAAGGATGTACTGTGATATCCGTTATCCTGACGGAAAACCCTTCCGACGTGACAGCCGCTATTTACTAAAACAGGCAATTGCGGAAGCGGAAAAACGGAATATTTCCTGCTATTTTGGCGTTGAATTTGAGTTTTATTTGTTTATCACAGATGAGGAAGGAAATCCAACCAAAATTCCTTTTGACCAGGCTAGCTATATGGACATTGCTCCAGAGGATAAAGGGGAAAATATCCGTCGAGAAGTTTGCTTGACACTGGAAAGCATGGGGATACAGCCGGAGAGTTCCCATCATGAGGAAGGGCCTGGACAAAATGAAATTGATTTCCGCTATAGTGATGCGCTATCAGCAGCGGATAATGCGGTTACTTTTAAATCTGTAGTAAAAACCATTGCTATGCAAAATGGACTTTATGCCTCTTTTTCCCCAAAACCACTAAAAAACCAGAGCGGAAATGGAATGCACATCAATATTTCGATTAAAAGCCCTAATGGGAAAAAAGATTCCGATGCTTTTATGGCAGGAGTTTTAAAGTATATAAGAGAAATATCAGCTTATTTAAATCCAACAGAGGAATCTTATCTTCGCCTTGGAGAGAAAAAGGCACCCAAATACATTACCTGGTCTTCTGAAAATCGTTCCCAATTAATTCGCATTCCAGCGGCAAAAGGGGAATATGTACGGTTTGAATTGCGTTCCCCAGATCCTACTACAAATCCATATATTGCTTATGCATTATTGATTTATGCTGGATTAGATGGCATCCGAAAACAAATTCCACTATGTGAACCATTGGATCAAAATTTATTTATAGCAGACCAATCTGTTACAGATACTCTCGAAAAACTGCCTGCCAATTTAAAAGAAGCGATAGAACAAGCAAATCAAAGCAGTTTAATCCAACAATATATCCCTGATATCCTGGATTAG
- the gltB gene encoding glutamate synthase large subunit: MEQVQNSLYQESFEHDACGIGGVIHIKGNKSHQVVDDALKIVEKLEHRAGKDATGEVGDGVGIMLQICHPFFEKIAQEKGCFLGKEREYGVGMFFFPQDLLLRTQAQKMLEVIVKKEGLTFGFWREVPIHPEILGKKALDCMPKIYQCFILKPKDIPTGIDFDRKLYVVRRTFEQSDSNTYIASLSSRTIVYKGMFLVNQLRQFYTDLQDEQYTSAIALVHSRFSTNTNPSWERAHPNRFLLHNGEINTIRGNIDRMLAREETMFSPVLQADMDKILPVVDDSGSDSAILDNTIEFLVMSGMELPLAMMVTIPEPWDTEDISRDKKDFYRYYATMMEPWDGPASILFSDGDLVGATLDRNGLRPSRYYITDDDTLILASEVGVLELPSEKIIKKSRLEPGKMLVVDTVQGIVLTDEEVKNKYASRYPYGEWLDQNVVELSALKVPNHKVEIHPQKLRDKLYKAFGYTYEDLKTAILPMARNGNEQTASMGIDIPIAVLSDKHQPLFNYFKQSFAQVTNPPIDAIRENIVTSTTVYAGSDGNLLQEKPENCMVLQINNPILTSVDMLKIKNLNQPGLKTDIVSLLYYKNTPVKKALDRLFVQIDKSYKKGANIIVLSDRGVDENHVAIPSLLAVSAVEQYLIKTKKRTAISIILESGEPRDVHHFATLLGYGAIAINPYLAHEAIGELIENNMLDKDLYVAIEDYNQAILSGVLKIASKMGISTLQSYQSAQIFEAIGIKKSVIDEYFTNTVSRVEGIGLEEIDQDIHVRHAHAFDPLGLGVDTTLDSSGSYNLRSGKDKDDHLYSPQIIVALQQATRTGDFKKFKEYTAMVDDETRPHTLRGLLDFVFDENGGIPLEEVEPVDSIVKRFKTGAMSYGSISEEAHKCLAAAMNQLGGKSNSGEGGELPERLSSEYCSAIKQVASGRFGVTSEYLVSAKEIQIKMAQGAKPGEGGHLPGKKVYPWIAKTRYSTPGVSLISPPPHHDIYSIEDLAQLIYDLKNANHNADISVKLVSEAGVGTIAAGVAKAGASVVLISGYDGGTGAAPRNSIHNAGMPWELGLSEAHQTLMKNGLRSRVRIETDGKLMSGRDVAIACMLGAEEFGFATAPLVTMGCMMMRVCNLDTCPFGIATQNPELRKRFSGKPEYVVNFMRFIAEELREIMAHLGIRCINDLVGRTDLLKKRENSSAPRGKLVDLSNILAHPYQGTCCYHKQDAYNFELEKTVDEKVILPKLHHNLISGEPGQVEINVSSTDRTVGTRFGSEVTQRFGNSLQEDTFRILCNGGGGQSFGAFLPKGVTMVLSGDSNDYFGKGLSGGKLVVFPPKESRFQPEENIIIGNVALYGATSGKAFINGIAGERFCVRNSGALAVVEGVGDHGCEYMTGGIAVILGKTGKNFAAGMSGGVAYVLDINHDLYRKVNKGMVSIETLTEPYDIKQLKEIITEHYQATSSPLAKKIRMDFDAFVPQFKKIMPNDYRKMLDTISSLEKKGISKQEAQIEAFYQNTKR, from the coding sequence ATGGAACAAGTACAAAATAGCCTGTACCAGGAAAGTTTTGAACACGATGCCTGCGGCATTGGAGGAGTCATCCATATCAAAGGAAATAAAAGCCACCAAGTAGTAGACGATGCGTTAAAAATCGTAGAAAAATTAGAGCATCGTGCCGGAAAGGATGCTACTGGTGAAGTAGGAGATGGCGTTGGTATCATGTTGCAGATTTGCCATCCGTTTTTTGAGAAAATTGCCCAGGAAAAAGGATGTTTCTTAGGAAAAGAGCGTGAATACGGTGTTGGAATGTTCTTTTTTCCACAAGATCTGTTATTGCGAACCCAAGCCCAAAAAATGCTAGAGGTCATCGTAAAAAAAGAAGGCCTTACCTTTGGCTTTTGGCGGGAAGTACCTATCCATCCAGAAATTTTAGGAAAAAAGGCTTTGGATTGTATGCCAAAAATCTATCAGTGTTTTATTCTAAAGCCAAAAGATATCCCTACCGGAATCGACTTTGACCGAAAATTATATGTAGTACGCCGCACCTTTGAGCAGAGTGACAGCAATACCTATATCGCTTCTTTATCCAGCCGTACCATTGTATATAAAGGAATGTTTCTGGTTAATCAGCTGCGACAATTTTATACTGATTTACAAGATGAACAATACACTTCTGCAATCGCTCTAGTCCATTCCCGGTTTTCTACTAATACAAATCCAAGTTGGGAAAGGGCGCATCCAAACCGCTTTTTGCTGCACAATGGGGAAATCAACACCATCCGTGGGAATATTGACCGCATGCTTGCTAGAGAAGAAACCATGTTCTCCCCTGTTCTCCAAGCAGATATGGATAAAATTTTACCAGTTGTAGATGACAGTGGTTCGGATTCCGCAATTTTGGACAATACCATTGAATTTTTAGTTATGAGCGGCATGGAACTGCCCCTTGCTATGATGGTTACCATTCCAGAGCCATGGGATACAGAGGATATCAGCCGTGATAAGAAAGATTTTTACCGTTATTACGCTACCATGATGGAACCATGGGACGGTCCTGCTTCCATCCTATTCTCTGATGGGGATTTGGTAGGAGCCACCCTTGACCGAAACGGTCTTCGTCCTTCCCGGTATTATATTACAGATGATGATACTTTGATTCTGGCTTCCGAGGTTGGCGTGTTGGAACTCCCATCCGAAAAAATCATCAAAAAATCCCGCTTGGAACCTGGAAAAATGCTGGTAGTAGATACTGTACAAGGCATTGTCTTGACCGATGAGGAAGTCAAAAATAAATATGCTAGCCGCTACCCATATGGAGAATGGCTCGACCAAAATGTTGTGGAATTATCTGCTTTAAAAGTCCCCAACCACAAAGTAGAAATCCATCCACAAAAATTACGGGATAAACTGTATAAAGCATTTGGTTACACCTATGAGGACCTCAAAACCGCTATCCTTCCTATGGCTCGAAACGGAAACGAGCAGACAGCTTCCATGGGAATTGATATTCCAATTGCCGTATTATCGGATAAACATCAACCTCTATTTAACTATTTCAAACAAAGCTTTGCCCAGGTAACCAATCCTCCAATTGATGCTATCCGTGAAAATATTGTTACCAGCACTACCGTATATGCTGGTTCGGACGGAAACCTTTTACAGGAAAAACCGGAAAACTGTATGGTATTACAGATCAACAACCCTATTTTGACCAGTGTCGATATGCTTAAAATTAAAAATCTAAACCAGCCAGGACTAAAAACAGATATAGTTTCCTTACTATATTATAAAAATACTCCAGTAAAAAAGGCATTGGATCGTTTGTTTGTGCAGATAGACAAATCTTATAAAAAAGGTGCTAATATCATTGTCCTCTCCGATCGCGGGGTAGATGAAAACCATGTGGCAATCCCTTCCCTGCTAGCAGTATCTGCAGTAGAACAATATCTGATTAAAACCAAAAAACGGACAGCTATTTCCATCATTTTAGAAAGTGGGGAACCACGAGATGTCCATCATTTTGCCACTTTATTAGGTTATGGTGCAATTGCTATTAATCCTTACCTTGCCCACGAAGCAATTGGTGAACTGATTGAAAATAATATGCTGGATAAAGACCTGTATGTTGCCATTGAAGATTACAATCAAGCAATCCTAAGCGGTGTACTAAAAATTGCCTCCAAAATGGGGATTTCCACTTTGCAATCCTACCAATCCGCTCAGATTTTTGAAGCAATCGGAATTAAAAAATCAGTGATTGATGAATACTTTACTAATACAGTTAGCCGGGTGGAAGGGATTGGCTTGGAAGAAATCGACCAGGACATCCACGTACGCCATGCTCATGCTTTTGACCCATTGGGATTAGGGGTAGATACCACCTTGGATTCCTCCGGCAGCTACAATCTAAGAAGCGGAAAAGACAAAGACGACCATCTGTATTCCCCGCAAATTATTGTAGCGCTTCAGCAGGCAACAAGAACAGGAGATTTCAAAAAATTTAAAGAATACACTGCTATGGTAGACGATGAAACAAGACCACATACCTTGCGGGGGCTCCTTGATTTTGTGTTTGATGAAAACGGAGGGATTCCTCTGGAAGAAGTAGAACCTGTGGACAGTATTGTGAAACGGTTTAAAACCGGTGCCATGTCTTATGGCTCCATTTCAGAAGAAGCGCACAAATGTCTGGCAGCAGCTATGAACCAATTAGGTGGTAAATCCAATTCCGGTGAAGGTGGGGAATTGCCAGAACGCCTTTCCTCTGAGTATTGCAGTGCGATTAAACAGGTGGCTTCCGGCCGTTTTGGTGTTACCAGCGAATATCTGGTTTCCGCGAAAGAGATTCAGATTAAAATGGCACAAGGAGCAAAACCTGGAGAAGGTGGACACCTTCCAGGGAAAAAGGTATATCCGTGGATTGCAAAAACCAGATACTCCACCCCTGGTGTATCCTTGATTTCCCCTCCTCCACACCATGATATTTATTCCATTGAAGATTTAGCGCAGCTGATTTACGATTTAAAAAATGCAAACCACAATGCGGATATCTCAGTAAAACTGGTTTCGGAAGCCGGTGTTGGAACCATTGCCGCAGGGGTTGCCAAAGCTGGCGCAAGTGTTGTCCTTATTTCAGGATATGACGGCGGCACAGGAGCTGCCCCTCGAAATTCGATTCACAATGCTGGAATGCCATGGGAACTTGGACTTTCGGAAGCTCATCAAACTTTAATGAAAAATGGTTTGCGCTCCAGAGTGCGCATCGAAACGGATGGCAAGCTCATGAGCGGCAGGGATGTAGCAATCGCCTGTATGCTCGGTGCGGAAGAATTCGGTTTTGCCACTGCGCCACTGGTTACTATGGGATGTATGATGATGCGTGTTTGTAACCTGGATACCTGTCCATTCGGTATCGCTACTCAAAATCCAGAACTCAGGAAGCGTTTTTCTGGTAAACCAGAGTACGTTGTGAATTTCATGCGCTTTATCGCAGAAGAACTTCGGGAAATTATGGCCCATCTAGGTATCCGCTGTATTAATGACCTGGTTGGTAGAACAGATTTACTGAAAAAAAGGGAAAACTCCTCCGCACCCCGTGGAAAATTAGTAGACCTTTCCAACATATTAGCACATCCCTATCAGGGAACCTGCTGCTACCACAAACAAGACGCATACAATTTTGAGCTGGAAAAAACCGTGGATGAAAAAGTGATTCTTCCAAAACTACACCACAATCTGATCAGCGGGGAACCGGGTCAGGTGGAAATCAATGTTTCCAGTACCGACAGGACGGTTGGTACAAGATTTGGATCTGAAGTAACCCAACGGTTTGGCAATAGCCTTCAAGAAGATACCTTCCGCATCCTGTGTAATGGCGGTGGTGGCCAGTCATTTGGCGCTTTCCTGCCAAAAGGGGTTACCATGGTACTCTCCGGCGATAGTAACGACTATTTCGGAAAAGGGTTGTCCGGCGGTAAACTGGTTGTTTTTCCTCCAAAGGAAAGTCGTTTCCAACCAGAAGAGAATATTATCATCGGCAACGTTGCCCTCTATGGCGCTACCTCTGGCAAAGCATTTATCAACGGGATCGCAGGCGAACGGTTCTGTGTCCGGAATTCCGGTGCCCTTGCCGTAGTGGAAGGAGTAGGAGATCATGGTTGTGAATATATGACAGGTGGCATTGCTGTTATTTTAGGAAAAACCGGAAAAAACTTTGCAGCGGGTATGAGTGGTGGCGTTGCATATGTCCTAGACATCAATCATGATTTATACCGCAAAGTGAACAAAGGAATGGTCAGCATCGAAACACTCACAGAACCATATGACATCAAACAGTTAAAAGAGATTATCACAGAACATTATCAAGCAACATCCTCACCACTGGCTAAAAAAATACGAATGGATTTTGATGCCTTTGTTCCTCAATTTAAAAAGATTATGCCAAATGATTACCGAAAAATGTTGGACACCATTTCTTCCTTGGAGAAAAAAGGCATCAGTAAACAAGAAGCGCAAATTGAAGCTTTTTATCAAAATACAAAACGATAG
- a CDS encoding ANTAR domain-containing response regulator, with protein sequence MVQNKDLNSVLVVSSSKKFYQQFMELLPKSEFSPLCSVTTVGEAKRILVDRSFRIVIVNTPLSDDFGIHFAIELAEKQNCGILIFVKSEIQDAICQQVENYGILTLPKPVSKQMVFQSIKLLVAMQQKIRALETKASSLQSKMEDIRLVNRAKLLLIEQLKMSESEAHRYIEKRAMDTCVKRRKVAEDIIKTYEN encoded by the coding sequence ATGGTGCAAAACAAGGACCTTAACAGTGTATTGGTTGTTTCGTCAAGTAAAAAATTTTATCAGCAATTTATGGAGCTGTTACCAAAAAGTGAATTTTCACCATTATGTTCTGTCACAACTGTAGGGGAAGCAAAGCGTATATTGGTAGATCGTAGTTTTCGTATTGTAATTGTAAATACACCATTGTCAGATGATTTTGGCATCCATTTTGCAATTGAATTAGCGGAAAAACAAAATTGTGGTATTTTGATTTTTGTAAAATCGGAAATACAGGACGCCATCTGTCAACAGGTAGAAAATTACGGAATTTTAACACTGCCAAAACCGGTTAGCAAGCAAATGGTGTTTCAATCCATAAAGCTTTTGGTGGCAATGCAGCAAAAAATTAGAGCTTTAGAAACAAAGGCATCTAGTCTACAAAGCAAAATGGAGGATATTCGCCTTGTAAATCGGGCGAAATTATTGTTAATCGAACAGCTAAAAATGAGTGAATCAGAAGCTCATCGTTATATTGAAAAAAGGGCAATGGATACCTGCGTAAAGCGCAGAAAAGTTGCGGAAGATATTATTAAAACATATGAAAATTAG
- a CDS encoding glutamine synthetase III family protein, with protein sequence MNTITNVFGTDVFNDSVMKARLPKETYRQLQRTMKEGKHLDNAVANVVANAMKDWAVEKGATHFTHWFQPMTGITAEKHDSFITPTNDGRVILEFSGKELIQGEPDASSFPSGGLRATFEARGYTAWDPTSYAFIKDKTLCIPTAFCSYGGEALDKKTPLLRSMEAINRQAVRILKLFGDQNITSVKTTVGPEQEYFLVDKDLYDKRPDLIYTGRTLFGAKPPKGQELDDHYFGTIKSKVAAFMDDLNQSLWKLGVLAKTEHNEVAPAQHELAPIFTTTNIATDHNQLTMELMQRIAKKHGMICLLHEKPFAGVNGSGKHNNWSISTNTGKNLLEPGDTPHENAQFLLFLCAVIKAVDDYQDLLRISVASAGNDHRLGANEAPPAIVSMFLGTELTDILDSIEKGEQYGTKEKELWKVGVHILPRFPKDTTDRNRTSPFAFTGNKFEFRMLGSSDSIACTNMMLNTAVAESLRQFADVLENATDFNETLHDLIQDTIKKHKRIIFNGNGYDESWVQEAEKRGLLNLKTTPDCLPYYINEKNIKLLTEHKVLTETEIHARYEIILDNYSKTLNIEAVTMLDMAKKDLLPAFSAYTKQLSDTLLAKKEAAPGVDCSYEEEQIKKVSGLCGSMYQKTKGLEESLMALVHREYDELEKAKYYRTEVFQAMNDLRIVADEIENVMDRKLYPYPNYGDLLFGVR encoded by the coding sequence ATGAACACAATCACAAACGTCTTTGGTACAGATGTATTCAATGATTCTGTCATGAAAGCACGGCTTCCAAAGGAAACATACCGGCAGCTACAACGCACAATGAAAGAAGGAAAACATCTGGACAATGCTGTTGCCAATGTTGTGGCAAATGCAATGAAAGACTGGGCAGTAGAAAAAGGCGCTACCCATTTTACCCATTGGTTTCAGCCAATGACCGGTATTACTGCGGAAAAACACGATAGCTTCATCACCCCTACAAATGATGGACGGGTTATTTTAGAGTTTTCCGGTAAAGAACTGATTCAAGGGGAACCAGACGCCTCTTCCTTCCCATCTGGCGGTTTACGCGCAACCTTTGAAGCTCGGGGATATACTGCCTGGGACCCTACCTCTTATGCGTTTATTAAAGATAAAACACTCTGTATCCCCACCGCATTCTGTTCTTATGGCGGCGAGGCTTTGGATAAAAAAACACCTCTTCTCCGTTCCATGGAAGCAATCAACCGTCAGGCAGTACGGATTTTAAAACTTTTTGGCGATCAGAATATCACTTCAGTAAAAACCACAGTTGGTCCAGAACAAGAATACTTTTTAGTGGATAAAGATTTATACGATAAACGTCCTGACCTGATTTATACAGGAAGAACCCTGTTTGGAGCAAAACCTCCAAAAGGCCAGGAATTGGATGACCATTATTTTGGCACCATCAAAAGCAAGGTCGCAGCATTTATGGATGATTTAAACCAGTCTTTGTGGAAACTGGGAGTACTAGCAAAAACAGAACACAACGAAGTGGCGCCAGCACAACATGAATTGGCACCAATTTTCACTACAACCAATATCGCTACTGACCATAATCAGTTGACAATGGAATTAATGCAACGCATCGCAAAAAAACACGGTATGATTTGCTTGCTCCATGAAAAACCATTCGCTGGGGTCAATGGTTCCGGAAAACACAATAACTGGTCCATTTCTACTAATACAGGAAAAAACCTGTTGGAACCAGGGGATACACCACATGAAAACGCACAATTTTTACTGTTTTTATGTGCTGTTATCAAAGCAGTAGATGATTATCAGGATTTGTTGCGTATTTCGGTTGCTTCCGCTGGAAATGATCACCGTTTGGGAGCCAATGAAGCGCCACCAGCAATCGTATCTATGTTCTTGGGTACAGAACTGACAGATATCCTCGATTCCATCGAAAAAGGGGAACAATATGGTACCAAAGAAAAAGAACTATGGAAAGTTGGTGTACATATTCTGCCACGTTTTCCAAAAGATACAACTGATAGAAACCGTACTTCCCCATTTGCATTTACCGGAAATAAATTTGAGTTTAGAATGTTAGGTTCCAGCGACTCCATCGCTTGTACCAATATGATGTTAAATACTGCTGTGGCGGAAAGTTTACGACAATTTGCAGATGTGTTGGAAAATGCTACAGATTTTAATGAAACACTACACGATTTAATCCAAGATACTATTAAAAAACACAAAAGGATTATTTTTAATGGAAACGGCTATGATGAATCTTGGGTACAAGAAGCTGAAAAAAGAGGCCTTCTCAATTTAAAAACAACTCCGGATTGTCTTCCCTATTATATCAACGAAAAAAACATTAAACTTTTAACAGAACATAAAGTGCTCACAGAAACAGAAATCCATGCAAGGTACGAAATTATTCTGGATAATTACAGTAAAACTTTAAATATCGAAGCGGTTACCATGTTGGATATGGCAAAAAAAGATTTGCTCCCTGCGTTTTCTGCTTATACCAAACAACTCAGCGATACACTGCTTGCTAAAAAAGAGGCTGCGCCAGGTGTGGATTGCAGTTATGAAGAAGAGCAGATTAAAAAAGTCTCCGGTTTATGTGGAAGTATGTATCAAAAAACAAAAGGATTGGAAGAAAGTTTAATGGCATTGGTTCATCGGGAATATGACGAATTGGAAAAGGCAAAATATTACCGTACTGAAGTATTTCAGGCCATGAACGACCTTCGTATCGTTGCAGATGAAATTGAAAATGTTATGGACCGAAAATTATATCCATATCCAAACTATGGTGATTTATTATTTGGTGTCCGGTAA
- the asnB gene encoding asparagine synthase B yields the protein MCSIMGYCGKSMPVTTFQKGFDKTISRGPDDTRIINTGNGLLGFHRLAIMGLQPEGMQPFFRDGNYLVCNGEIYGFRKWKKQLEEKGYQFQSESDCEILLPLYQEYGVEMFQKLDAEFALILYDGKQRKYLAARDPIGIRPLFYGKDGDGAMLFASEAKNLVGLCNKITPFPPGYYYDGEQFVCYHDITKVDSFCNDDLETICKNIREKLITGIEKRLDSDAPLGFLLSGGLDSSLVCSVAAKLLQKPIETFAIGMDTDAIDLKYAKEVADFIGSNHHEVIITKEDVINALPEVIALLGTYDITTIRASIGMYLVCKAIHEQTDIRVLLTGEISDELFGYKYTDFAPNPQEFQKESEKRIREIYCYDVLRADRCISVNSLEARVPFGDLDFVQYVMSIDPQKKMNTYGKGKYLLRHAFEGDFLPNSILMREKAAFSDAVGHSMVDDLKAYAEEQYSDECFEKGCKKYTYATPFTKESLLYRDLFEQYYPGQVEMIPGFWMPNKKWEGCDVADPSARVLSNYGDSGK from the coding sequence ATGTGTTCCATTATGGGGTATTGCGGTAAAAGCATGCCGGTTACAACATTCCAAAAAGGGTTTGATAAAACCATCTCCCGTGGTCCGGATGATACCAGGATTATCAATACAGGAAATGGCCTGTTGGGGTTCCATCGTTTAGCAATTATGGGGCTCCAGCCAGAAGGCATGCAGCCTTTTTTCAGGGATGGGAATTATCTGGTCTGTAACGGGGAAATCTATGGCTTTCGAAAATGGAAAAAACAATTGGAGGAAAAAGGATATCAATTTCAAAGTGAATCCGACTGTGAAATTCTCTTGCCCCTTTATCAAGAATATGGCGTGGAGATGTTCCAAAAGTTAGATGCGGAGTTCGCTCTTATCCTATATGATGGAAAACAAAGAAAATATCTTGCCGCAAGGGATCCAATCGGGATCCGTCCCCTTTTTTATGGAAAAGATGGAGACGGTGCCATGCTCTTTGCCAGTGAAGCCAAAAACCTGGTAGGGCTCTGTAATAAAATCACCCCATTTCCACCTGGATATTATTATGATGGAGAACAATTCGTCTGTTACCACGATATTACCAAAGTAGATAGTTTTTGTAACGATGATTTAGAAACAATCTGTAAGAATATCCGTGAAAAATTAATCACGGGGATTGAAAAACGTTTGGATTCAGATGCACCATTGGGATTTTTGCTAAGCGGTGGCTTAGATTCCTCCCTGGTTTGTTCGGTAGCGGCAAAACTTTTACAAAAACCAATCGAGACGTTCGCAATTGGAATGGATACCGATGCTATTGATTTAAAATATGCCAAAGAAGTAGCTGATTTTATCGGTTCTAACCATCATGAAGTAATCATTACAAAAGAGGATGTTATTAATGCACTACCAGAAGTAATAGCCTTACTTGGTACTTATGATATCACCACTATCCGAGCTAGTATTGGGATGTATCTGGTATGTAAAGCAATCCATGAACAAACAGACATCCGTGTATTGCTTACTGGGGAAATCTCAGATGAATTGTTTGGATATAAATATACAGATTTTGCACCAAATCCCCAGGAATTCCAAAAAGAATCAGAAAAGCGTATTCGGGAAATCTATTGTTATGATGTGCTGCGTGCGGATAGATGTATCTCTGTAAACTCTTTGGAAGCACGGGTTCCGTTTGGAGATTTGGATTTTGTACAATACGTGATGAGCATTGATCCTCAGAAAAAAATGAATACATACGGAAAAGGAAAATATTTGCTCCGCCATGCTTTTGAGGGTGATTTTTTACCAAACTCTATTTTAATGAGGGAAAAAGCAGCTTTTTCCGATGCTGTAGGACATTCTATGGTAGATGACCTAAAAGCATACGCAGAAGAACAATATAGTGATGAATGCTTTGAAAAAGGTTGTAAAAAATATACCTATGCAACGCCTTTTACAAAAGAATCCCTTCTATACCGGGATCTTTTTGAACAATATTATCCAGGGCAAGTGGAAATGATCCCAGGTTTTTGGATGCCAAACAAAAAATGGGAAGGCTGCGATGTTGCGGACCCTTCGGCCCGGGTACTCTCCAACTATGGGGATAGTGGCAAATAA